Proteins from a genomic interval of Clostridium sp. 'deep sea':
- a CDS encoding asparaginase encodes MPKVAIIFTGGTISMKIDNKMGAAVPALKGQDILKGVSNAEDLTDVEVYNFGMFPGPHMTPNLMLKLYKIIYKYTQQKDITGVIVTHGTDSLEETASFLDGIYDGPKPIVIIGAMKNSSEMAYDGHHNLHDALRVAINKKSCGKGVVLVMANEIHAARDVTKTHTNKLNTFKSPGLGPIGLVDTDKIIYYRNISRLPVVKPQAITVKVSLIKSGVGMTGDLIDFCISKKYHGIVIEAMGRGNLPPKMAEAAIRAISQGIVVIICSRCFEGRVLDSYGYEGAAWHLKQAGAIFANKFNGQKARIRAILALSAGLNRDAIESLFLADED; translated from the coding sequence ATGCCAAAGGTTGCAATAATATTTACAGGTGGAACAATATCAATGAAAATTGATAATAAAATGGGGGCAGCTGTACCAGCACTTAAAGGTCAGGACATCTTAAAAGGTGTATCAAATGCAGAAGACTTAACAGATGTTGAAGTATATAACTTTGGAATGTTTCCAGGGCCTCATATGACACCAAATTTAATGCTAAAACTGTATAAAATAATTTACAAATATACGCAGCAAAAAGATATAACTGGAGTAATAGTTACCCACGGCACCGATTCTCTTGAAGAAACAGCCAGTTTTTTAGATGGCATTTATGATGGGCCAAAGCCTATAGTAATTATAGGAGCAATGAAAAATAGCTCTGAAATGGCTTATGATGGTCACCATAATTTACACGATGCTTTAAGAGTTGCCATAAACAAAAAGTCTTGTGGTAAAGGTGTAGTATTAGTAATGGCTAATGAAATACATGCAGCTAGAGATGTTACTAAAACCCATACAAATAAGCTTAATACATTTAAAAGCCCGGGGCTAGGACCAATAGGCTTAGTAGATACAGATAAAATAATATACTATCGAAATATCTCTCGCTTGCCTGTAGTTAAACCACAGGCCATAACAGTTAAGGTTTCATTAATAAAATCTGGGGTGGGTATGACTGGGGATTTAATAGACTTTTGCATTAGTAAAAAATATCATGGCATAGTAATAGAGGCTATGGGTAGAGGAAATCTGCCACCAAAAATGGCTGAGGCAGCTATAAGAGCTATTTCCCAGGGAATAGTTGTGATAATTTGTTCACGTTGTTTTGAGGGCAGAGTTTTAGATAGTTACGGATATGAAGGTGCAGCGTGGCACTTAAAACAGGCGGGTGCAATTTTTGCCAATAAATTTAATGGCCAAAAGGCTCGTATTAGAGCAATATTAGCTTTAAGTGCAGGTCTAAACAGAGATGCTATTGAATCACTGTTTTTAGCCGACGAAGATTAA
- a CDS encoding DUF2680 domain-containing protein, with the protein MKILKTLAIAGVATMLVAGSAFAYNGNSENNNNAKIDRMKVMSVSKFSNMASKYKSLAMNSLEVVAEVTGKSVEEVKELCASLKEDGKTLVTYLEEQNLLEDVKAKLISNAEERLNKLVEEGRINEDQLSEKLASITTKINDEEFKLFGGIKSSGFINMKDNILELTGLSKEELVQVCKDLKAEGKTLVDYLKDQGLYEEWKANLISEYENKLDLAVENERITAERAAELKEKLEQRIEDGKALNLGVHRGNFKLNKKDNSFNASKNILDITGLDKEELKDLCAELKEEGKTIVDYLKDQGLFDEWQQITVESFTERIQKAVDAGKITSEKADEMISNFEDKLENSKSGLRGFNKGHFAAKKTAKKQGKTL; encoded by the coding sequence ATGAAAATTCTAAAAACTTTAGCAATAGCAGGTGTAGCTACAATGTTAGTTGCAGGTAGTGCATTTGCCTATAATGGAAACTCTGAAAACAATAATAATGCAAAAATAGATCGTATGAAGGTTATGTCGGTTAGTAAGTTTAGTAATATGGCTTCTAAATATAAATCTTTAGCAATGAATAGCCTAGAAGTAGTTGCTGAGGTTACTGGTAAATCTGTAGAGGAAGTTAAAGAATTATGTGCAAGCCTAAAAGAAGATGGTAAAACATTAGTTACTTATTTAGAAGAGCAAAACCTCCTTGAAGATGTTAAAGCCAAATTAATTAGCAATGCTGAAGAACGTCTTAACAAACTAGTAGAAGAAGGCCGTATAAACGAAGACCAGCTATCAGAAAAGTTAGCTAGTATTACTACTAAAATTAACGATGAGGAATTTAAGCTATTTGGCGGAATAAAATCTTCTGGCTTTATAAATATGAAAGATAATATTTTAGAGCTAACTGGATTAAGCAAAGAAGAATTGGTGCAGGTATGCAAAGATCTGAAAGCAGAAGGCAAAACTTTAGTTGATTATTTAAAAGACCAAGGCCTTTATGAAGAGTGGAAAGCTAATTTAATTAGTGAGTATGAAAACAAATTAGATTTAGCTGTGGAAAATGAGCGAATTACAGCAGAACGTGCTGCTGAGTTAAAAGAAAAACTAGAACAGCGTATTGAAGATGGCAAGGCACTTAATTTAGGTGTTCATAGAGGCAACTTTAAGCTTAATAAAAAAGATAACAGCTTTAATGCCAGTAAAAATATTTTAGATATAACTGGGTTAGACAAAGAAGAGTTAAAAGATTTATGCGCTGAGCTAAAAGAAGAAGGCAAAACTATAGTTGATTATTTAAAAGACCAAGGTTTATTTGACGAGTGGCAGCAAATCACTGTTGAAAGTTTTACTGAGCGAATACAAAAAGCTGTTGATGCAGGTAAAATAACTTCAGAAAAAGCTGATGAAATGATTAGTAATTTTGAAGATAAACTTGAAAATTCAAAATCTGGCCTACGTGGTTTTAATAAAGGACATTTTGCTGCCAAAAAAACAGCTAAAAAACAAGGTAAAACTTTATAA
- a CDS encoding ParM/StbA family protein yields MNSKLHNKVINNVDLNNLITETNSIPIGVDYGNEILKVKTTNHEIGIANLIAAGRNRRKLTADKAHPINLLDVDIVSKGKNLGRWFVGGMAFKYSHSRLLNREEGGNKADYPYLIHSILTAIAYCLYNPNNPQSSHNIILGTGLSAEEFWQREEHRTLLYNRLVGEHTIKFHNPIFNNAQTKIHIKDIVVMPESSAAALNYITTDTGKQNDFAYSEIKNSLNVIVDIGGFTTDVAVLYDGDFEDSFGFDSGVAEPMNLIAESLLKDYNIDVNRQQVGIAIRKSKGVIRTRQGDVVDINQIVDEYLQEFTINITSKLFKTLRINDIKKNQINKVYFVGGGALSLQKYLIQNITDLDFQVLNEPLMANVRGYYIAARDKGIQIEKPAVYDEDDIYM; encoded by the coding sequence ATGAACAGCAAACTACATAACAAAGTAATAAACAATGTTGACCTTAATAACCTCATTACAGAAACCAACTCGATACCAATAGGTGTAGATTATGGTAATGAAATACTTAAGGTAAAAACTACAAATCATGAAATAGGTATTGCTAATTTAATAGCCGCTGGAAGAAATCGCCGAAAACTTACAGCAGATAAGGCTCACCCAATAAATTTGCTTGATGTTGACATTGTAAGTAAAGGAAAGAACTTAGGTAGATGGTTTGTGGGAGGAATGGCATTTAAATATAGTCATAGCCGTTTATTAAATAGAGAAGAGGGGGGTAATAAAGCCGATTATCCATACCTTATTCATTCAATACTAACAGCAATCGCCTATTGCTTATATAACCCCAATAACCCCCAAAGTAGTCATAATATTATACTAGGAACAGGCTTGTCTGCTGAGGAGTTTTGGCAGCGTGAAGAGCACCGTACACTTTTATATAACAGATTAGTTGGTGAGCATACTATTAAGTTTCACAACCCAATTTTCAACAATGCTCAAACAAAAATTCATATTAAAGATATAGTAGTAATGCCCGAAAGCTCGGCAGCCGCTCTAAACTACATAACCACCGATACTGGCAAACAAAACGACTTTGCCTATTCCGAAATAAAAAACTCTTTAAACGTAATTGTAGATATTGGTGGATTTACTACTGATGTAGCAGTTTTATATGATGGAGATTTTGAAGATAGCTTTGGCTTTGATTCAGGGGTTGCTGAACCAATGAATTTAATCGCAGAATCATTGCTAAAAGACTATAATATTGATGTTAATAGGCAACAGGTAGGTATAGCCATAAGGAAGAGTAAAGGGGTAATTAGAACCCGACAAGGTGATGTTGTAGACATAAACCAAATAGTAGATGAGTATCTGCAAGAGTTTACTATAAATATTACTAGCAAACTATTTAAAACCCTAAGAATAAATGATATAAAAAAGAACCAAATTAATAAAGTATATTTTGTAGGTGGAGGGGCCTTGTCCTTACAAAAATATCTTATCCAAAATATTACTGATTTAGATTTTCAAGTCCTTAACGAGCCTTTAATGGCCAATGTACGTGGTTACTATATTGCAGCTAGAGACAAAGGTATTCAAATAGAAAAGCCTGCAGTTTACGATGAAGACGATATTTATATGTAA
- a CDS encoding HAMP domain-containing sensor histidine kinase, which produces MLKSSLSRRVFFTVLLALTIILLISRIGIHYFADEFYYKIKEQKMKETSMEVVEFINDTANVNLINKYIYRKANVLGGTILVADKSGNTLYSNLNISATMRHGGNNQAMLKRFNSALAKSLYYTKSSDDSEWVAYKLETDNLVVLSRISVPSIDDSLKAISTIFNYITLIAFFIAIGASFLVAKNISRPLLELNSVAKDLSELNFSSRSKIKRKDEIGQLGNTINNMAQRLQTTISRLKQELVKERDSEKVRRAFVARASHELRTPLAVISGYTEALQDNIAENDIEKQRYYNIIKNESIKLNSLVQDMLELTRLENPEFSINKEDFDIVKLINSLIEKQLKINKDISITTSNLNNSFVINGDARRIEQAISNIFRNALRHTEQQGSINISAEQSGNSITINIENSGSYIDEESLPHIWDSFYTTDKGEATSDGTGLGLSIVKNIFLKHNCLFGAENTTSGVKFWFTISKNN; this is translated from the coding sequence ATGTTAAAAAGCTCTTTGTCTCGGCGAGTATTCTTTACTGTTTTATTGGCACTAACTATTATTTTATTGATTAGCAGGATTGGCATACATTACTTTGCAGACGAATTTTATTATAAAATTAAAGAGCAAAAGATGAAAGAAACCTCTATGGAGGTTGTGGAGTTTATAAATGACACTGCTAATGTAAACCTTATTAATAAATATATTTATAGAAAAGCAAATGTATTAGGGGGCACTATTTTAGTTGCAGATAAAAGTGGCAATACTTTGTACAGTAATTTAAATATATCTGCTACCATGAGACACGGTGGTAATAATCAGGCAATGTTAAAACGATTTAATTCAGCTTTAGCAAAATCTCTTTATTACACAAAAAGTAGTGATGACTCAGAGTGGGTGGCATATAAGTTGGAAACAGATAACCTCGTTGTGTTATCTAGAATATCTGTTCCATCTATTGATGACTCCTTAAAAGCTATTAGCACTATCTTTAATTATATAACTTTAATTGCATTTTTTATTGCTATAGGTGCATCATTTTTAGTGGCAAAAAATATTTCAAGACCTTTATTAGAACTAAATTCGGTTGCAAAGGATTTAAGTGAGCTAAACTTTAGCAGCAGATCAAAAATAAAAAGAAAAGATGAAATTGGTCAATTAGGTAATACTATAAATAATATGGCTCAACGTTTACAAACAACTATTAGTAGACTAAAACAAGAGTTGGTTAAAGAAAGAGATAGTGAAAAAGTAAGAAGAGCATTTGTGGCTCGTGCCTCTCATGAACTTCGTACTCCCCTAGCAGTAATCAGTGGTTATACAGAGGCTTTACAAGATAATATTGCCGAAAACGATATTGAAAAACAGCGCTACTACAATATTATTAAAAATGAATCTATTAAACTAAATAGCTTAGTTCAAGATATGTTAGAGCTAACACGTTTAGAGAATCCAGAATTTTCTATTAATAAAGAGGATTTTGACATTGTTAAACTCATTAACAGCTTAATAGAAAAACAACTTAAGATAAATAAAGATATTAGTATTACTACCAGTAATCTAAATAATAGCTTTGTTATTAATGGTGACGCAAGAAGAATAGAACAGGCAATTAGTAACATTTTTAGAAATGCCTTAAGGCATACTGAACAACAGGGTTCTATAAACATTAGTGCTGAACAAAGTGGAAATAGTATAACAATAAATATCGAAAATAGTGGATCTTACATTGATGAAGAAAGCTTACCTCATATATGGGACAGTTTTTATACCACAGATAAAGGTGAGGCTACCTCAGATGGCACTGGACTAGGTTTGTCTATTGTGAAGAATATATTTTTAAAACATAATTGTTTATTTGGCGCTGAAAATACTACTAGTGGTGTGAAGTTTTGGTTTACGATATCAAAAAATAATTAA
- a CDS encoding DegV family protein translates to MVKKSMALVLDSCVDLPTEYVQHDFVRVIPLNITFKSGSTIQDGIDITTEQFYKKMSQEKKLPVTSQPSPEQFYTVYEQLLKQYKTVVSFHLASALSGTYNSAMLAKQMVAEKDQHRIILIDSKAVSLVEGFMAIEIIKCIKSKKSLEHIQSVVVELQKKYTCLIIPDTLENLKKGGRISHLGALLGGLLQIKPILIVGNKKDGYMDIYTKARGKKKAFATMLNTAKNDAFNIENQTIGVVHSCVDNNEELNEKLNIVKKELNPKEIIVSLVGATVGTHLGLNGFGIIYKE, encoded by the coding sequence TTGGTAAAAAAATCAATGGCTTTAGTACTAGATAGTTGTGTTGATTTACCTACAGAATATGTTCAACATGACTTTGTAAGAGTTATTCCACTTAACATTACATTTAAAAGTGGCAGCACTATTCAGGATGGAATAGATATAACGACTGAGCAATTTTATAAAAAAATGAGTCAAGAAAAAAAATTACCAGTTACATCTCAGCCATCTCCGGAGCAGTTTTACACAGTTTATGAGCAGTTATTAAAGCAATATAAAACCGTAGTATCATTTCACTTAGCTTCAGCTTTAAGTGGAACCTATAACTCCGCAATGTTAGCAAAGCAAATGGTAGCTGAAAAAGATCAACATAGAATAATTTTAATAGATTCTAAAGCAGTTTCTTTGGTAGAAGGATTTATGGCTATAGAAATAATAAAGTGTATAAAAAGTAAAAAAAGCTTAGAGCATATTCAATCAGTAGTAGTAGAGTTGCAAAAAAAATATACTTGTTTGATAATACCAGATACACTTGAAAACCTTAAAAAAGGTGGCAGAATCAGCCATTTAGGAGCGTTGTTAGGAGGCTTATTACAGATTAAGCCTATTTTAATTGTTGGTAATAAAAAAGACGGATATATGGATATTTATACAAAGGCTAGAGGAAAAAAGAAGGCATTTGCTACTATGTTAAACACAGCAAAGAATGATGCTTTTAATATAGAAAATCAAACTATTGGTGTTGTGCATAGTTGTGTAGATAACAATGAAGAATTAAATGAAAAGCTAAATATAGTAAAAAAAGAGTTAAACCCAAAAGAAATAATCGTCTCTTTAGTTGGTGCTACTGTAGGTACTCACTTAGGTCTTAATGGTTTTGGCATAATCTATAAAGAATAA
- the asnS gene encoding asparagine--tRNA ligase, which produces MQDFTLIKQLFRNSESFSDKEIIVTGWVRSNRASNKFGFLAINDGSFFNALQVVYEEELSNFKDACKFNIGTALIIKGKLVLTPNAKQPFELKASEIIVEGESTPDFPLQKKRHSFEYLRSIAHLRPRTNTFAAVNRVRSEAAFALHKFFNDRGFVYVHTPIITGSDCEGAGEMFRVTTLNLSDIPKDEQGKVDYNKDFFGKETFLTVSGQLNVEGFAQSLRNVYTFGPTFRSENSNTSRHASEFWMIEPEMAFADINDNMRVGEAMMKSLITDIINKCPEEMQFFNKFVDKGLLSRLENIVNSDFACITYTEAIELLEKAPVKFEFPVKWGIDLQSEHERYITEKVFKKPVYVINYPKEIKAFYMRLNDDNKTVGAMDLLVPGIGEIIGGSERENRYDVLLRRIKEMDLNEEDYSFYLDLRKYGSTRHSGYGLGFERAIMYLTGMSNIRDVLPYPRTPRNAQF; this is translated from the coding sequence ATGCAAGACTTTACTCTAATTAAACAATTATTTAGAAACTCAGAATCGTTTAGTGACAAAGAAATTATTGTAACAGGTTGGGTAAGAAGTAATAGGGCTTCTAACAAATTTGGATTTTTAGCTATTAATGATGGAAGTTTTTTTAACGCCTTACAAGTTGTTTATGAGGAAGAACTAAGCAATTTTAAAGATGCCTGTAAATTTAACATTGGTACTGCTTTAATAATTAAAGGCAAATTAGTTTTAACTCCTAATGCCAAACAGCCTTTTGAACTAAAGGCCAGTGAAATTATAGTTGAAGGTGAGTCTACTCCCGATTTTCCGCTACAAAAAAAGCGCCATAGTTTTGAGTATTTAAGATCTATTGCTCATTTAAGACCCAGAACAAATACCTTTGCTGCAGTAAACAGGGTACGCTCCGAGGCGGCCTTTGCTCTTCATAAGTTTTTTAATGATAGAGGCTTTGTATATGTTCATACCCCTATTATTACAGGTAGTGACTGTGAGGGTGCTGGTGAAATGTTTAGGGTTACAACTTTAAACCTAAGTGATATACCCAAAGATGAACAAGGCAAAGTGGATTATAATAAAGACTTTTTTGGTAAAGAAACATTTTTAACTGTTAGTGGACAATTAAATGTTGAAGGCTTTGCTCAGTCTTTAAGAAACGTATATACCTTTGGTCCTACTTTTAGATCTGAGAACTCAAATACCTCACGTCATGCCTCTGAGTTTTGGATGATTGAGCCCGAAATGGCTTTTGCAGATATCAATGATAATATGCGTGTTGGTGAAGCCATGATGAAGTCTTTAATTACCGATATTATAAATAAATGTCCTGAAGAAATGCAGTTTTTTAATAAGTTTGTTGATAAGGGGTTATTAAGTAGACTAGAGAATATTGTTAATTCAGATTTTGCTTGCATAACCTACACAGAGGCAATTGAGCTGTTAGAAAAGGCCCCTGTTAAGTTTGAGTTTCCTGTTAAATGGGGTATTGATTTACAGTCTGAACATGAGCGTTATATTACTGAAAAGGTGTTTAAAAAGCCTGTTTATGTAATTAATTATCCCAAAGAGATTAAGGCCTTTTATATGCGTTTAAATGACGATAATAAAACCGTTGGTGCTATGGACTTGTTGGTACCAGGAATTGGTGAAATTATTGGTGGTAGTGAGCGTGAAAACAGATACGATGTATTGTTAAGACGTATTAAAGAAATGGATTTAAACGAAGAAGATTATTCATTCTATTTAGATTTACGTAAATATGGTTCTACACGTCACTCTGGTTACGGATTAGGATTTGAGAGAGCTATTATGTATTTAACTGGTATGTCTAATATTAGAGACGTTTTGCCATACCCACGCACCCCCAGAAACGCTCAATTTTAG
- a CDS encoding SOS response-associated peptidase, producing MCGRYTLITDIVDILTHFGIDLYEDRGHNPQYNVAPTKLMPIINQHKKLNMLKWGCEYKKHYVINVRNEGGFRKLKTWQRCLIPADGYYEWRKEKGIKQPYYFKTNTAWFMFAGLYQLGENAGFTILTSKANEQVKPYHSRMPIILTSDNQFNDFLQNNITPVLYPNLKIIEVNKAVNNVRNNSPTCIEPQTKKQMSLNLFNSLMN from the coding sequence ATGTGTGGAAGATATACTTTAATTACAGATATTGTTGATATATTAACACATTTTGGGATTGATTTATATGAAGATCGCGGTCATAATCCTCAATATAATGTTGCCCCTACTAAACTTATGCCAATAATAAATCAGCACAAAAAGCTAAATATGCTTAAATGGGGTTGTGAATATAAAAAACATTATGTTATTAATGTAAGAAATGAAGGTGGCTTTAGAAAGCTTAAAACATGGCAACGTTGTTTAATACCTGCAGACGGTTATTATGAATGGCGAAAAGAAAAAGGTATTAAACAGCCCTATTATTTTAAAACTAATACAGCCTGGTTTATGTTTGCAGGCCTATATCAACTAGGTGAAAACGCTGGTTTTACTATTCTTACAAGTAAAGCCAATGAACAAGTTAAACCTTATCACTCACGTATGCCTATTATTTTAACTAGTGACAATCAATTTAATGATTTTTTACAAAATAATATTACGCCCGTATTATACCCAAATCTCAAAATAATTGAGGTTAATAAAGCGGTTAATAATGTTAGAAATAACTCCCCAACTTGCATTGAGCCCCAAACTAAAAAACAAATGAGCTTAAATTTATTTAATTCTTTAATGAACTAA
- a CDS encoding A24 family peptidase, translating to MELFMYVFIFILGLIFGSFFNVCIYRIPLNEDIFISRSKCFSCGKSLGALDMVPVLSYIFLGGKCRYCKSKISLRYPLIELLTAVLFCITYYRTGLNINLVVHLLLVSLLIIIAFIDLDHLIIPHSLTITGMFIALGWQLYSSSLSWTSITLGFIIGFGVPGIIALFGGMGGGDVMLGGMFGLFLGFKYTLTLLMISFIIGGIYSIFMLATKKKKGKEMVAFGPFLVIAGLIVLWYGAEILTWYGVSL from the coding sequence ATGGAGTTATTTATGTATGTATTTATTTTTATTTTAGGTTTAATTTTTGGTTCTTTTTTTAATGTATGTATTTATAGAATTCCCTTAAACGAAGATATTTTTATTTCTCGCTCAAAATGCTTTAGCTGTGGCAAAAGTCTTGGTGCTTTAGATATGGTGCCAGTATTAAGCTATATTTTTTTAGGTGGTAAATGTAGGTATTGTAAAAGTAAAATAAGCCTAAGGTATCCTTTAATAGAGCTTTTAACAGCAGTACTGTTTTGTATTACCTACTATAGAACAGGTTTAAACATAAATTTAGTTGTGCACCTTTTACTTGTTTCTTTGTTAATAATAATAGCTTTTATTGATTTAGACCACCTAATAATACCCCATTCTTTAACTATTACTGGTATGTTTATTGCTTTAGGCTGGCAGCTTTATAGTAGTAGTTTATCTTGGACCTCTATTACCTTAGGTTTTATTATTGGCTTTGGCGTTCCTGGAATAATTGCTTTATTTGGTGGCATGGGTGGTGGAGACGTTATGTTAGGGGGCATGTTTGGTCTCTTTTTGGGGTTTAAGTACACCTTAACACTTTTAATGATATCTTTTATTATCGGTGGAATTTATAGCATATTTATGTTAGCTACTAAAAAGAAAAAGGGCAAAGAGATGGTAGCCTTTGGTCCGTTTTTGGTTATTGCTGGTTTAATAGTATTATGGTATGGAGCTGAAATTTTAACTTGGTATGGAGTTAGTTTATAG
- a CDS encoding response regulator transcription factor: MHNIKILIVEDEINLQQLTKKYLVRERYQVFTASNGYDALKIFENNEIDLVVLDLMLPDISGYKIGTRIRSYSEVPIIMLTARSEEEDKLAGFDSGADDYMTKPFSPRELLARIKVLLKRSKKLLASSKYMYGNFTLNTENNCVFVNDKVVDLTPGELQLVYYLVLNKNMTLTREQILDRIWGFDYDGDIRTVDTRIKRLRKKLVDADVAIETVRGIGYRLEEIS; this comes from the coding sequence ATGCATAACATAAAAATTTTAATTGTTGAAGATGAAATAAACTTACAACAGCTTACAAAAAAGTATCTCGTACGTGAACGTTATCAAGTATTTACTGCAAGTAATGGTTATGATGCCTTAAAAATTTTTGAAAATAACGAAATAGATTTAGTGGTTTTAGATTTAATGTTACCTGATATAAGTGGTTATAAAATTGGTACTCGCATTAGAAGTTACAGTGAGGTTCCTATAATTATGTTAACAGCTCGGTCAGAAGAAGAAGATAAACTGGCTGGTTTTGATAGTGGAGCAGACGACTATATGACCAAACCTTTTAGTCCTAGAGAGTTACTTGCCCGTATTAAAGTCCTTTTAAAAAGAAGTAAAAAGCTTTTAGCTAGCTCAAAATATATGTATGGTAATTTTACTTTGAATACAGAGAATAATTGTGTATTTGTTAACGACAAAGTAGTTGACTTAACTCCCGGAGAACTACAACTAGTATATTACCTAGTTCTTAACAAAAATATGACTTTAACTCGAGAACAAATTCTTGATAGAATATGGGGATTTGATTATGATGGAGATATCAGAACGGTTGATACCAGAATTAAAAGGTTAAGAAAAAAGCTTGTAGATGCAGATGTAGCTATAGAAACCGTAAGAGGTATTGGTTACAGGTTGGAGGAGATTTCTTAA
- a CDS encoding cyclase family protein yields the protein MQVYDLSHTLSSTMPYYPGTSKPVFNKLFNYEDNGINYTQFEFTCHTGTHIDCPAHLTDKQLYTHNVALTNFCGKATVVDCTKYTFNNEIQLAVLKDVAIADYDYVLFYTGFDKNWGKECYFSEFSVFSADLANYIADSKLKGIGVDLVSIDPVKNTNYRNHKKVLGSNKIIVENLTNLEQLINKCFEFYALPLKIKNGDGSPVRAIAVINS from the coding sequence ATGCAGGTATACGACTTAAGCCACACTTTAAGTTCAACAATGCCCTATTATCCTGGCACTAGTAAACCAGTTTTTAATAAACTATTTAACTATGAAGATAACGGTATCAACTATACTCAGTTTGAGTTTACTTGTCATACCGGTACCCATATTGACTGCCCAGCGCATCTTACTGATAAACAGCTTTATACCCACAATGTTGCTTTAACAAACTTTTGTGGTAAAGCAACAGTAGTTGACTGTACTAAATATACTTTTAACAATGAAATACAGTTAGCAGTATTAAAAGATGTAGCTATAGCTGATTATGATTATGTTTTATTTTACACTGGTTTTGACAAAAATTGGGGTAAAGAATGTTATTTCAGTGAGTTTTCAGTATTTAGTGCTGACTTAGCTAATTATATTGCTGACTCTAAACTAAAAGGCATAGGTGTTGACCTTGTTTCTATTGACCCAGTTAAAAACACTAACTATAGAAATCATAAAAAAGTTCTAGGTAGTAACAAGATTATTGTAGAAAACCTAACAAACTTAGAACAATTAATAAATAAGTGTTTTGAATTTTATGCTTTACCGCTAAAAATTAAAAATGGTGATGGTTCTCCAGTGAGGGCAATAGCTGTTATTAATAGTTAA